One Loxodonta africana isolate mLoxAfr1 chromosome 6, mLoxAfr1.hap2, whole genome shotgun sequence DNA window includes the following coding sequences:
- the CTDSP1 gene encoding carboxy-terminal domain RNA polymerase II polypeptide A small phosphatase 1 isoform X3 has protein sequence MDSSAVITQISKEEARGPLRGKGDKKSTASQKPRGRGILHSLFCCVCRDDAEALPAHSGAPLLVEENGAVPKQTPVQYLLPEAKAQDSDKICVVIDLDETLVHSSFKPVNNADFIIPVEIDGVVHQVYVLKRPHVDEFLQRMGELFECVLFTASLAKYADPVADLLDKWGAFRARLFRESCVFHRGNYVKDLSRLGRDLRRVLILDNSPASYVFHPDNAVPVASWFDNMSDTELHDLLPFFEQLSRVDDVYSVLRQPRPGS, from the exons ATGGACAGCTCGGCAGTCATTACTCAGATCAGCAAGGAGGAGGCGCGGGGCCCGCTACGGGGCAAAG GTGACAAGAAGTCAACGGCTTCCCAGAAGCCCCGTGGCCGGGGCATCCTCCACTCGCTCTTCTGCTGCGTGTGCCGCGATGATGCCGAGGCCCTGCCTGCCCACAGCGGGGCACCCCTGCTGGTGGAGGAGAATGGCGCTGTCCCCAAG CAGACCCCAGTCCAGTACCTGCTCCCCGAGGCCAAGGCTCAGGACTCAGACAAGATCTGTGTGGTCATCGACCTGGACGAGACCCTGGTGCACAGCTCCTTCAAG CCAGTGAACAACGCTGACTTCATCATCCCTGTGGAGATTGATGGAGTGGTCCACCAG GTTTATGTGCTGAAGCGGCCCCACGTGGACGAGTTCCTGCAGCGAATGGGTGAGCTCTTCGAGTGTGTGCTATTCACTGCCAGCCTCGCCAAG TACGCAGACCCCGTAGCTGACCTCCTGGACAAGTGGGGGGCCTTCCGGGCCCGGCTGTTTCGTGAGTCATGCGTCTTCCACCGGGGGAACTATGTGAAGGACCTGAGCCGGCTGGGCCGAGACCTTCGGCGGGTGCTCATCCTGGACAACTCGCCCGCCTCCTATGTCTTCCACCCAGACAACGCC GTACCAGTTGCCTCGTGGTTTGACAACATGAGTGACACGGAGCTCCACGACCTCCTCCCATTCTTCGAGCAACTCAGCCGTGTGGACGACGTGTACTCGGTGCTCAGGCAGCCGAGGCCTGGGAGCTAG
- the CTDSP1 gene encoding carboxy-terminal domain RNA polymerase II polypeptide A small phosphatase 1 isoform X1 yields MRGRREWATGPRFWPSLAGSLLSRGGSGDKKSTASQKPRGRGILHSLFCCVCRDDAEALPAHSGAPLLVEENGAVPKQTPVQYLLPEAKAQDSDKICVVIDLDETLVHSSFKPVNNADFIIPVEIDGVVHQVYVLKRPHVDEFLQRMGELFECVLFTASLAKYADPVADLLDKWGAFRARLFRESCVFHRGNYVKDLSRLGRDLRRVLILDNSPASYVFHPDNAVPVASWFDNMSDTELHDLLPFFEQLSRVDDVYSVLRQPRPGS; encoded by the exons ATGAGGGGAAGGCGGGAGTGGGCGACAGGTCCCAGGTTCTGGCCCTCCTTGGCAGGGAGCCTCCTGAGCAGGGGTGGCTCAG GTGACAAGAAGTCAACGGCTTCCCAGAAGCCCCGTGGCCGGGGCATCCTCCACTCGCTCTTCTGCTGCGTGTGCCGCGATGATGCCGAGGCCCTGCCTGCCCACAGCGGGGCACCCCTGCTGGTGGAGGAGAATGGCGCTGTCCCCAAG CAGACCCCAGTCCAGTACCTGCTCCCCGAGGCCAAGGCTCAGGACTCAGACAAGATCTGTGTGGTCATCGACCTGGACGAGACCCTGGTGCACAGCTCCTTCAAG CCAGTGAACAACGCTGACTTCATCATCCCTGTGGAGATTGATGGAGTGGTCCACCAG GTTTATGTGCTGAAGCGGCCCCACGTGGACGAGTTCCTGCAGCGAATGGGTGAGCTCTTCGAGTGTGTGCTATTCACTGCCAGCCTCGCCAAG TACGCAGACCCCGTAGCTGACCTCCTGGACAAGTGGGGGGCCTTCCGGGCCCGGCTGTTTCGTGAGTCATGCGTCTTCCACCGGGGGAACTATGTGAAGGACCTGAGCCGGCTGGGCCGAGACCTTCGGCGGGTGCTCATCCTGGACAACTCGCCCGCCTCCTATGTCTTCCACCCAGACAACGCC GTACCAGTTGCCTCGTGGTTTGACAACATGAGTGACACGGAGCTCCACGACCTCCTCCCATTCTTCGAGCAACTCAGCCGTGTGGACGACGTGTACTCGGTGCTCAGGCAGCCGAGGCCTGGGAGCTAG
- the CTDSP1 gene encoding carboxy-terminal domain RNA polymerase II polypeptide A small phosphatase 1 isoform X4, with translation MDSSAVITQISKEEARGPLRGKGDKKSTASQKPRGRGILHSLFCCVCRDDAEALPAHSGAPLLVEENGAVPKTPVQYLLPEAKAQDSDKICVVIDLDETLVHSSFKPVNNADFIIPVEIDGVVHQVYVLKRPHVDEFLQRMGELFECVLFTASLAKYADPVADLLDKWGAFRARLFRESCVFHRGNYVKDLSRLGRDLRRVLILDNSPASYVFHPDNAVPVASWFDNMSDTELHDLLPFFEQLSRVDDVYSVLRQPRPGS, from the exons ATGGACAGCTCGGCAGTCATTACTCAGATCAGCAAGGAGGAGGCGCGGGGCCCGCTACGGGGCAAAG GTGACAAGAAGTCAACGGCTTCCCAGAAGCCCCGTGGCCGGGGCATCCTCCACTCGCTCTTCTGCTGCGTGTGCCGCGATGATGCCGAGGCCCTGCCTGCCCACAGCGGGGCACCCCTGCTGGTGGAGGAGAATGGCGCTGTCCCCAAG ACCCCAGTCCAGTACCTGCTCCCCGAGGCCAAGGCTCAGGACTCAGACAAGATCTGTGTGGTCATCGACCTGGACGAGACCCTGGTGCACAGCTCCTTCAAG CCAGTGAACAACGCTGACTTCATCATCCCTGTGGAGATTGATGGAGTGGTCCACCAG GTTTATGTGCTGAAGCGGCCCCACGTGGACGAGTTCCTGCAGCGAATGGGTGAGCTCTTCGAGTGTGTGCTATTCACTGCCAGCCTCGCCAAG TACGCAGACCCCGTAGCTGACCTCCTGGACAAGTGGGGGGCCTTCCGGGCCCGGCTGTTTCGTGAGTCATGCGTCTTCCACCGGGGGAACTATGTGAAGGACCTGAGCCGGCTGGGCCGAGACCTTCGGCGGGTGCTCATCCTGGACAACTCGCCCGCCTCCTATGTCTTCCACCCAGACAACGCC GTACCAGTTGCCTCGTGGTTTGACAACATGAGTGACACGGAGCTCCACGACCTCCTCCCATTCTTCGAGCAACTCAGCCGTGTGGACGACGTGTACTCGGTGCTCAGGCAGCCGAGGCCTGGGAGCTAG
- the CTDSP1 gene encoding carboxy-terminal domain RNA polymerase II polypeptide A small phosphatase 1 isoform X2, whose product MRGRREWATGPRFWPSLAGSLLSRGGSGDKKSTASQKPRGRGILHSLFCCVCRDDAEALPAHSGAPLLVEENGAVPKTPVQYLLPEAKAQDSDKICVVIDLDETLVHSSFKPVNNADFIIPVEIDGVVHQVYVLKRPHVDEFLQRMGELFECVLFTASLAKYADPVADLLDKWGAFRARLFRESCVFHRGNYVKDLSRLGRDLRRVLILDNSPASYVFHPDNAVPVASWFDNMSDTELHDLLPFFEQLSRVDDVYSVLRQPRPGS is encoded by the exons ATGAGGGGAAGGCGGGAGTGGGCGACAGGTCCCAGGTTCTGGCCCTCCTTGGCAGGGAGCCTCCTGAGCAGGGGTGGCTCAG GTGACAAGAAGTCAACGGCTTCCCAGAAGCCCCGTGGCCGGGGCATCCTCCACTCGCTCTTCTGCTGCGTGTGCCGCGATGATGCCGAGGCCCTGCCTGCCCACAGCGGGGCACCCCTGCTGGTGGAGGAGAATGGCGCTGTCCCCAAG ACCCCAGTCCAGTACCTGCTCCCCGAGGCCAAGGCTCAGGACTCAGACAAGATCTGTGTGGTCATCGACCTGGACGAGACCCTGGTGCACAGCTCCTTCAAG CCAGTGAACAACGCTGACTTCATCATCCCTGTGGAGATTGATGGAGTGGTCCACCAG GTTTATGTGCTGAAGCGGCCCCACGTGGACGAGTTCCTGCAGCGAATGGGTGAGCTCTTCGAGTGTGTGCTATTCACTGCCAGCCTCGCCAAG TACGCAGACCCCGTAGCTGACCTCCTGGACAAGTGGGGGGCCTTCCGGGCCCGGCTGTTTCGTGAGTCATGCGTCTTCCACCGGGGGAACTATGTGAAGGACCTGAGCCGGCTGGGCCGAGACCTTCGGCGGGTGCTCATCCTGGACAACTCGCCCGCCTCCTATGTCTTCCACCCAGACAACGCC GTACCAGTTGCCTCGTGGTTTGACAACATGAGTGACACGGAGCTCCACGACCTCCTCCCATTCTTCGAGCAACTCAGCCGTGTGGACGACGTGTACTCGGTGCTCAGGCAGCCGAGGCCTGGGAGCTAG